One part of the Thermodesulfobacterium commune DSM 2178 genome encodes these proteins:
- a CDS encoding 4Fe-4S dicluster domain-containing protein, whose product MFEITVNYDTCDACGTCIESCPAQVYDKGDDGKPVISRAEDCLGCMTCVEVCPTGSITVKEI is encoded by the coding sequence ATGTTTGAAATTACTGTGAATTATGACACCTGTGATGCTTGTGGCACCTGCATTGAATCTTGTCCTGCTCAGGTTTATGACAAAGGAGATGATGGGAAACCTGTCATTTCAAGAGCAGAGGATTGTCTTGGTTGCATGACCTGTGTGGAGGTATGTCCAACAGGTTCTATCACTGTTAAAGAAATTTAG
- the coaD gene encoding pantetheine-phosphate adenylyltransferase, which yields MSYPKVVIYPGTFDPITNGHLDIINRALKLFDKVIVAIGENPAKKPLFSIEERLMMVEEAVKELPEGHRVEVETFSGLLVEFAKTKNACAIIRGLRAVSDFEYEMQLALMNRKLSNSIDTIFLLPSLKWIFLSSSIVKEAARLGGKVEDLVPKIVFEKLKEKFPLGL from the coding sequence ATGAGTTATCCTAAGGTAGTTATTTATCCTGGAACTTTTGATCCTATCACCAATGGACACTTAGACATAATAAACAGGGCTTTAAAACTTTTTGACAAGGTAATTGTGGCTATAGGTGAAAATCCAGCCAAAAAACCACTATTTTCTATAGAAGAAAGGTTAATGATGGTAGAGGAAGCAGTCAAAGAACTTCCAGAAGGACATCGAGTAGAGGTGGAAACCTTTTCCGGATTGTTGGTAGAGTTTGCTAAAACTAAAAATGCTTGTGCCATTATCAGAGGTCTAAGGGCAGTTTCTGATTTTGAATATGAAATGCAATTAGCCTTAATGAACAGGAAACTTTCTAACAGCATTGACACCATTTTCCTTTTACCAAGCCTTAAATGGATCTTTTTAAGCTCTTCTATAGTAAAGGAGGCTGCAAGATTGGGTGGAAAAGTAGAAGATTTAGTTCCTAAGATAGTTTTTGAAAAGTTAAAAGAAAAGTTCCCTCTGGGGCTTTAA